Genomic DNA from Bombus affinis isolate iyBomAffi1 chromosome 8, iyBomAffi1.2, whole genome shotgun sequence:
TTGCCCAACTACATACATAATATTACTAGCAATAATAGCTTTAttatcttttcctttcttctgcTCACAAAGACCAAGAAGATCTTTGATAACAGTTACCAAAAATCGCTTTTCATCTTCTTCGTGCATTGCACCAGAAATGCTGCCTATTGCCCAGCATAActaataaaaaaattgaaactGTTAGTATACATTggtattttttattatgaatACTATAATAACATCTTAAGCATATGTTTACCGCATTGAGATTTTTCCAAGACCATTCTGTTCCATTTACTTGGTTTTGTAGCTTCTCTGTCATTATTCTTTCAGTATCCATATAGTCAAGATGAGTAAGATATACAAGAGTTTctctcatatttttatataaattaatagaaTCAGTGTCTTTCATAAATTCTCTAACAACTTCCCCATTCTCATTTTCTACAACAAGAACTTCTTCTGGTTTAGCCATTCTGCTGATCATGATATATCGTACTTTAGTTAAAACCGGGCAATAGAATAATCTCCTAGACGGGAGAGTCATATTTTTAACCATAAATAACGGCGTTGGGGGGGCAAAAGGATTTGCTCTATATAAATCCATTGCTAGCGCATTCCAATATTCCaagcatattttaaatatttcaacttCTTCAACCTCAGAAATTAAAACAAGGTAGTGCAATGCTTTGAGTAGCAATTCATTTAATTGCTTTTTTTCTATAAATTGCCCATGTTCTTTTAGGTATGTGCAAAGGAATATGGCTAAATTCTGAATGAAATTTTGCTCTTGATCTCCACCAGCTGCATATGCTTCGCGTATATTTGTATCAAGGGGTAGAATCTGTTCTAACTGTCGCATTACATTAACAAATAACATTACAAATACATCGTCATAAGTTGTTACTGTAACACCAGCGATTTCCGTCAAGCATTTCAGTGTAATATTTCTGAATATTGGTACATTTAAGAActgtaaagaaaataataaaaatactataatattatataacaaaaattaataaaaaatatgctATATTTACCTTGAATACTAAAGTACTGATTAATTTTGTTTCAAAAATATATCCCAAAGGAATCCAATTTAAAAACCTTAAAAGAGTTTCTAATGTAACTGCCACCAATTGGACATTCTGCGAATTATCCAATACAAACTGGcacaaatgaaaaatatgtgaGAATTCACTACACATTGTATCTTTCAAATGTTTCGCTTTTGTTTGTGTCATTTGTCCACTAGAAAAGTCAAATACTTCTTccgataataattttaaaattgccATATTGTTTTGACAAAGGCTTTCGTTTGTTTTACTTGCTCCAACAATGTCACCAATGAAGGATTCCCAATTTTTTGGCCATTCACGTTTTAAAACCTGTAATAGATGTGgtttattaaaatgaaatttaaatagttCCTATATTCTTGTAACTTTAATTACTTACCTGAACTAAAATCATATTAAGTTTATTAAGATAAACTTTTGAAGCCTCCATTGTTTCTGGATCACTGCTTGTCTTTATGATAAGACctacaatatatttttttatacccTCACATTGATTTCGTGGTAATACTTTCCATCGTGTCTTTATAACTTGTTCCAATATTTGTAGAGCATAATACTTTGTTTGTTGGTTCTGTACACatataattatacataaatTAAATAACTCTCTACacatttttaagaaatattagCTTTAATTAAAGAAATCCTCGCCTGTGAATATTCTAGAATAGTATCTACACGGGTCCATGCATTTGGATGTTCTTTAAGTGTAGTTAATACTTCTTGTGCAACTCTCTGTTGCTCACCTATCCCAGTGTACATACAACCTACTATGTTATCAAGAAGTGTTATATCTAGCTTTTGATTGAAATCCAAAAGCTTAGATGCTTGTTCTGCTAACGTTGccattatttattgtaaattatcCAATTTTCATACACTCTatctgaaaataattaaatttgatatatttatttgacTCATTAAAACTAGATATATACTGCATCAATAAAACACAAATATTACAAGACATCATGTTTCCAAAAAGGGGCTATCTTATTCCACAAATTAATGAATAGTTAAAAAAGCATAACTTAGTAAAaagtgaaaaaataattttagtaTTAAGTTTAAAAGTATACTTAACAACATATACAATATTAACGTTTACTGTTAATAAACAATGTACATGAAAAGACAATGTGTTtctctttttaatatttcattatttttagcAAAGTGCTTGTCATATGTTGTTAGAATTTTACAGGTAGAAGTATTAGAATCCTATAGAAGATTGTATTATAAAGTACTATTGTTTTGCTTCTATGTGAAAACcaattatttctatttataaacAAGTCAAGTATATTGAAAGAATAGAACGTAATGTAAATAATGAAACTAAACAGAAGcaataataaaaaggaaatcATTGTTAACGTGTAGCGAGGGAGGTCACCGCACTGCGACCGCTCGACCTAACCTACATTTGACAATCGCAAATAAGGTTATGTGAAAATTTATTGTGCGTAATGTTTGAAAATTTAGTGTAAAATGTATTTCATTTAATACATTCAATCAAACGGAAATAAATGGTGATAGAggtgtaaaatattaataacagaTCATTGGAATTTGTAGATTTTTGTTATCCGGGTGCACTTTACTCATTGCGTCGTTGTTCAACGAATAAAGTTATCGTAAACGACGTTTGCACATACCGTATCAACTCCCACACATAGATTTTCAATTCGTAGGTAAAAAACACACGTTTCACACGAGTAATCACAATCTCTCGCAGTAAATCACAATCAGAAAAAGGCCAAACACACAACCGCTGATTCCCGCGCGCGACCAATTTTGTTCCTCGTTTCACAGACTCGCTGTTCCTCaccgtctctttctctctctatctttcgCACGTTCTCTCGCTCGTCACCCCTGCCTCTGCTCCGTTTGCGACGATCGTCAGTGAAGAGAGCTCCACTCATAAATGTACAATACCCACCGAGGCCGTTCTTCGTCGTAACTATGTTTCTTAAATCTCATACAGAATTTCTTCGTTTTCCCCCCACATTCAATGAGTAATGTGTAAAATGGCAGCTTACGTTGTCCTTAAATCCAACCTACAGATTTTcgaaaataataacaaaatggCTGAACACGTTACGCGGACCATTGCGGAGAAACGAACATTTTCATTGGTCCCAACGATCTGTTTTGTCCAATCAGAAAAACTCTAGCGACTGTTTCTAAACGTCACAAATTACGTCACGTGATGTCATGCAACACGTGTTCTCCATTTTGACTTAAAATTTGGTATGAATAACGTTTCATATGAATGGTTAATGCGCATCTACATTTTGC
This window encodes:
- the LOC126919721 gene encoding exportin-1 — encoded protein: MATLAEQASKLLDFNQKLDITLLDNIVGCMYTGIGEQQRVAQEVLTTLKEHPNAWTRVDTILEYSQNQQTKYYALQILEQVIKTRWKVLPRNQCEGIKKYIVGLIIKTSSDPETMEASKVYLNKLNMILVQVLKREWPKNWESFIGDIVGASKTNESLCQNNMAILKLLSEEVFDFSSGQMTQTKAKHLKDTMCSEFSHIFHLCQFVLDNSQNVQLVAVTLETLLRFLNWIPLGYIFETKLISTLVFKFLNVPIFRNITLKCLTEIAGVTVTTYDDVFVMLFVNVMRQLEQILPLDTNIREAYAAGGDQEQNFIQNLAIFLCTYLKEHGQFIEKKQLNELLLKALHYLVLISEVEEVEIFKICLEYWNALAMDLYRANPFAPPTPLFMVKNMTLPSRRLFYCPVLTKVRYIMISRMAKPEEVLVVENENGEVVREFMKDTDSINLYKNMRETLVYLTHLDYMDTERIMTEKLQNQVNGTEWSWKNLNALCWAIGSISGAMHEEDEKRFLVTVIKDLLGLCEQKKGKDNKAIIASNIMYVVGQYPRFLRAHWKFLKTVVNKLFEFMHETHDGVQDMACDTFIKIALKCRRHFVTPQTGELVPFIEEILSTISSIICDLQTQQVHTFYEAVGYMIFAQTDTVMQEELIERYMLLPNQVWDDIISQASKNVDVLKDQEAIKQLTSILKTNVRACKALGHPYVIQLGRIYLDMLNVYKVMSENISAAIALNGEVVMEQSLIKSMRVVKKETLKLISEWVSRTTDRQMVLDSFLPPLLDAVLLDYQKTNVHCAREPEVLSAIATIVNKLECYITSEIPKIFDAVFECTLEMINKDFEEFPEHRTNFFLLLQEVNVSCFSAFLIIPPAQFKLVLDSIIWAFKHTMRNVADIGLQILYQLLQNIEISAPDAQNFYQTYFTDILQHIFSVVTDSSHIAGLNMHATILAYMFSLVELGRIKVPLGPVPDNTLYVQEFVARLLKTAFPHLTDNQIKITVQGLFNLNQDIPAFKEHLRDFLVEIREYTGEDDSDLYLEERETALRLAQEEKRLQQMAVPGILNPHEIPEEMQD